One stretch of Streptomyces hygroscopicus DNA includes these proteins:
- a CDS encoding aldehyde dehydrogenase: protein MKAAVYEGPRNVTVEEKPDPRIEHPCDAIVKITTTNICGSDLHMYEGRTSFEKGRIFGHENLGQVIEVGSAVRKLKVGMYVVLPFNIACGFCKQCERGLTNYCLTMQPEPSAAGAAYGFADMGPYQGGQAEFLRVPYADFNALRLGEDAEERQTDYVMLADIFPTGYHATEMAGVKPGDQTVIYGAGPVGLMAAYSAVIKGAGRVWVCDFHTDRLRKAEEIGAIPIDMREQDPGEVIKEATMGLGADNGCECVGYQAHDPSGHEDASRTMNSLIENVRFTGCIGVVGVFVPEDPGGREAQTQIGDFEAKGKVPIDWGQLWFKGQKIGTGQAPVKRYNRQLRDLIAGGKAKPSWVVSHELPLDQAPDGYDHFDRRDEGWTKVILHPDGSG from the coding sequence ATGAAAGCAGCTGTATACGAAGGACCGCGGAACGTCACGGTCGAGGAGAAGCCCGACCCGAGGATCGAGCACCCCTGCGACGCGATCGTCAAAATCACCACCACCAATATCTGCGGCTCCGATCTGCACATGTACGAAGGGCGTACGTCGTTCGAGAAGGGCCGCATCTTCGGGCACGAGAACCTGGGGCAGGTCATCGAGGTCGGCTCGGCGGTCAGAAAGCTCAAGGTCGGCATGTATGTGGTGCTGCCGTTCAACATCGCCTGCGGTTTCTGCAAACAGTGCGAGCGCGGCTTGACCAACTACTGCCTGACCATGCAGCCGGAGCCCTCGGCTGCCGGAGCCGCTTACGGCTTCGCGGACATGGGGCCGTACCAGGGCGGCCAGGCCGAGTTCCTGCGCGTGCCGTACGCGGACTTCAACGCGCTGCGGCTGGGCGAGGACGCCGAAGAGCGTCAGACGGACTACGTGATGCTGGCCGACATCTTCCCCACCGGCTACCACGCCACCGAGATGGCGGGCGTCAAGCCCGGGGACCAGACCGTCATCTACGGTGCGGGTCCCGTGGGGCTGATGGCGGCCTACTCGGCGGTGATCAAGGGTGCTGGACGGGTGTGGGTGTGCGACTTCCACACCGATCGGCTGCGCAAGGCCGAGGAGATCGGCGCCATACCGATCGACATGCGCGAGCAGGACCCGGGCGAGGTCATCAAGGAAGCCACCATGGGGCTCGGCGCCGACAACGGCTGCGAGTGCGTCGGCTACCAGGCCCATGACCCGTCGGGCCACGAGGACGCCTCCCGCACGATGAACAGCCTGATCGAGAACGTCCGCTTCACCGGGTGCATCGGCGTGGTGGGCGTGTTCGTCCCCGAGGACCCGGGCGGCAGGGAAGCCCAGACCCAGATCGGCGACTTCGAGGCCAAGGGCAAGGTGCCCATCGACTGGGGCCAACTGTGGTTCAAGGGCCAGAAGATCGGCACCGGCCAGGCACCGGTGAAGAGGTACAACCGTCAGCTGCGCGACCTGATCGCCGGGGGCAAGGCCAAGCCCAGCTGGGTGGTCTCCCATGAGCTTCCGCTGGACCAGGCCCCCGACGGCTATGACCACTTCGACCGCCGGGACGAGGGCT